GCTAAAAGCTCTCTCTGATTTAGTTGAACTTGCTGGAATAGCTAAAATTTGTCTAGCTAATGAGAGAGTTCTGGCAATGTATTTGAATGCAATTTCCACCAATCAAGAATAGGAAAGTCTTTTTTGGCATCAAGGAGATATTCATACTGGCACATTTCGCTCAATATAGGATTCAGTTCAGATGTTGGCTCTTGTGTTTCAAGTCTGACGTTTAACTTGCGCTTCAGTTTTGAATTAGGGGACAAATCTGCTGAAAGGACTCTGGCAACAGGTTGGCACTCAACATTATCCTTAACCTGTGAGGCTaaccatttttttgttgtttgaaattttttgaagagCTTCAAGTGAAGTCTCTTTAAAGCAGGATTTAAGTAGTTTGCTGCAGCACTCAATAAGTTTCCAGTGTGACAAGGAGGAAATCTTTTCTCAATGCAgcttttcaagttttttgcaTACAAGACACCGTTGCCATTTCTTCCATCCGTCTCAATATATTGATCAATTTTGTCATGGATTAAATAAAGAGAATTGGCGATAGTGTTAATTGTTGGAATAGACTCAGCCGACCACGTTTCTGTAGCTTCTTTAAATGGTGCCAAAATTTCTACTGCTCCCTTGATTGATTTCCACTGTGATGCACTGATGGtctttgaagaaaaaatatcttCATTTGCACTTAAGCTGATGATTGAACTTTTTAGATGTAGGACAGAAGCCATGCAATGCAGTTCACTATTCCATCTTGTGTCAACAGATTGGCGTAACTGTCTAAAATTGATTCCTTGAGCGTCTGATTCTGATTCAAGCAACTCAGCTGCAATTGTTGACTGGTGAGTTAAAGAAGCCAAATCTTTGCATGTTTGCAACGCATCATTCATTCCAGCTGTCATTCCAAATGAGTCTCGAACTGCACATTGCAAAATATGATTGAAAAAGTCCAAGAGATGTAGCAGTCCTGAGCTCTAGAAGTCCATTGGCGTAATCTGCGTTATTATGCTCTTCATTCCAGCTTGAACTTCTCTTGACCGAATTGAAAGCTTTCTTGAATATGTTGTTCTGTGATGAAGGCTCAGTTTAGGGTTTGCAATGTCAAACAATTTCTTGAAACCTCTTCCTTCGACTGCTGAAAAGGATGCCAGATCAGTGCAAAAGTAATCCAGCATAGCAGAGTCAAACTGTTTTTGAATAGAATTATCTTTGTTATATTTGGACTTTGTTTCAAGCATTTTGACCATGGTTCGTTGTTTCTTCTGAGGAGGAGGAAGAAGAGAGTCGTCAGTTTTT
This portion of the Hydra vulgaris chromosome 13, alternate assembly HydraT2T_AEP genome encodes:
- the LOC136089869 gene encoding E3 SUMO-protein ligase ZBED1-like; the protein is MTAGMNDALQTCKDLASLTHQSTIAAELLESESDAQGINFRQLRQSVDTRWNSELHCMASVLHLKSSIISLSANEDIFSSKTISASQWKSIKGAVEILAPFKEATETWSAESIPTINTIANSLYLIHDKIDQYIETDGRNGNGVLYAKNLKSCIEKRFPPCHTGNLLSAAANYLNPALKRLHLKLFKKFQTTKKWLASQVKDNVECQPVARVLSADLSPNSKLKRKLNVRLETQEPTSELNPILSEMCQYEYLLDAKKDFPILDWWKLHSNTLPELSH